A region from the Naumannella halotolerans genome encodes:
- a CDS encoding CCA tRNA nucleotidyltransferase, translating to MPDLSEVQANAVAELLRIAPVVERLGVRFADAGYELHLVGGSVRDALLGRLGHDLDFTTDARPDEIERLLSSYTSGIKGAAVWAIGKEFGTIGARIPTEGPRDVGESPDWVVEITTYRADIYRPESRKPEVAFGDTLQGDLVRRDFTVNAMAIKVGENTFTDPYGGLADLAQSVLRTPGTPEQSFSDDPLRMMRAARFAAQLQMQPAPEVLSAMTAMADRIQIISAERVRDELSKLLLADKPRAGLAMLVATGIADHVLPELPAMRLEVDEHHRHKDVFEHSLVVLDQAIDLEKRRGHAPDLINRLAALLHDVGKPATRRFVDDGKVTFHHHDVVGAKLVKKRLKALRFSSDEIAAVAKLVELHLRFHGYGDGQWTDSAVRRYVRDAGDQLERLHILTRADCTTRNKRKAERLRRAYDDLEDRIDALAAEEELGAMRPDLNGDQIMAILGIGPGKEVGQAYKFLLEQRIDNGPLGEEAAKQVLLEWWQSRD from the coding sequence GTGCCCGATCTGTCCGAAGTCCAGGCGAACGCCGTCGCCGAGCTGCTGCGCATCGCACCGGTGGTGGAGCGGCTCGGTGTGCGCTTCGCCGACGCCGGGTACGAACTTCATCTGGTGGGTGGCAGCGTCCGCGACGCCTTGTTGGGCCGACTCGGCCACGACCTGGATTTCACCACCGATGCCCGCCCCGACGAGATCGAGAGGTTGCTGAGTTCGTATACCTCCGGGATCAAGGGCGCCGCGGTCTGGGCGATCGGCAAGGAGTTCGGCACCATCGGCGCCCGGATCCCGACCGAGGGCCCGCGCGATGTCGGTGAGAGTCCGGACTGGGTCGTCGAGATCACCACCTATCGTGCCGACATCTACCGGCCGGAGTCGCGCAAACCGGAGGTGGCCTTCGGTGACACTCTGCAGGGCGATCTGGTCCGGCGCGATTTCACGGTGAACGCGATGGCGATCAAGGTCGGCGAGAACACCTTCACCGACCCCTACGGCGGTTTGGCCGATCTTGCCCAGAGCGTCCTGCGTACCCCCGGTACGCCGGAACAGTCGTTCTCCGACGATCCGCTGCGGATGATGCGGGCGGCCCGATTCGCCGCGCAGTTGCAGATGCAGCCGGCGCCGGAGGTGCTGTCGGCGATGACCGCGATGGCCGATCGGATCCAGATCATCTCCGCCGAGCGGGTACGCGATGAGCTGTCGAAGTTGTTGCTCGCCGACAAGCCGCGGGCCGGGTTGGCGATGCTGGTGGCGACCGGGATCGCCGACCACGTCCTGCCCGAGCTGCCCGCGATGCGGTTGGAGGTGGACGAGCACCACCGGCACAAGGACGTCTTCGAGCACTCCCTGGTGGTGTTGGACCAGGCGATCGACCTGGAGAAGCGGCGCGGGCACGCACCCGATTTGATCAACCGGTTGGCGGCACTGCTGCACGATGTCGGCAAGCCCGCCACCCGCAGGTTCGTCGACGACGGCAAGGTCACCTTCCATCATCACGATGTGGTCGGGGCGAAGCTGGTGAAAAAGCGGCTGAAAGCCCTGCGGTTCTCCTCCGATGAGATCGCTGCGGTGGCGAAGCTGGTGGAACTGCACCTGCGCTTCCACGGGTACGGCGACGGCCAGTGGACCGACTCTGCGGTTCGCCGCTACGTCCGCGATGCCGGTGATCAGCTGGAGCGTCTGCACATCCTCACCCGGGCCGATTGCACCACCCGGAACAAGCGCAAGGCCGAGCGTCTGCGTCGGGCCTATGACGATCTGGAGGACCGGATCGACGCCCTCGCCGCGGAGGAGGAGTTGGGTGCGATGCGCCCGGACCTCAACGGCGATCAGATCATGGCGATCCTGGGCATCGGACCCGGCAAGGAGGTCGGCCAGGCCTACAAGTTCTTGTTGGAGCAGCGGATCGACAACGGCCCGCTCGGTGAGGAAGCTGCCAAGCAGGTGCTGCTGGAGTGGTGGCAGTCCCGCGACTGA
- a CDS encoding GNAT family N-acetyltransferase, translated as MRIRPATDADWEQIHPFFAETVAAGETYAYPEDLSSEQAKALWLEPPPGQTVVAVDETTETVLGSAKMGPNRPARGSHVATASFMVSPAARGRGVGRALGEYMIGWCREQGYRAIQFNAVVETNTTAVRLWQSLGFEILATVPEAFDHRRDGLVGLHIMYRRL; from the coding sequence ATGAGGATCCGACCGGCCACCGATGCCGACTGGGAACAGATCCACCCCTTCTTTGCCGAGACCGTGGCGGCAGGGGAGACCTATGCCTATCCCGAGGACCTGAGTTCGGAGCAGGCGAAGGCGCTGTGGCTGGAACCCCCGCCCGGACAGACCGTCGTCGCCGTCGACGAGACCACCGAGACGGTGCTCGGTTCGGCGAAGATGGGCCCGAACCGGCCAGCCCGTGGCTCCCACGTCGCGACGGCCAGCTTCATGGTTTCGCCCGCGGCTCGTGGTCGCGGGGTCGGCCGGGCGCTGGGGGAGTACATGATCGGCTGGTGCCGAGAGCAGGGGTACCGGGCGATCCAGTTCAACGCCGTGGTGGAAACCAACACCACCGCGGTACGGCTGTGGCAGTCGCTGGGGTTCGAGATCCTGGCCACCGTGCCGGAGGCCTTCGACCACCGACGAGACGGCTTGGTCGGGCTGCACATCATGTACCGGCGGCTGTAG